The DNA segment TGAAGGTATGCAGATTACCATCGCAGGCCTTAAAGGCGCCTCAGGTGATGTGTTATTACGTATTATAGATAATCAACAACACACCATCACCGCGGTACTCAATACAGAAAATCCGGACTATACCGTGCCGGTTATCAAAGAAATGACCAAGGCCGATACCGTGGTCACTTATATTATTTTAGGTGTAGAACATATTCTGGTAGGGCTGGACCATTTATTATTTGTCGCCTGTCTGGTTTATATCTCAGGTAGCCGCAATAAATTATTGCTAACCATTACCGGGTTTACGGTTGCACACTCAGTTACGTTAATTTTGGCTGCCACGGATACATTGGTCATACCGATTCCGCCGGTGGAGGCAGTGATCGCCTTAAGCATTGTATTTCTGGCTTGGGAGATTGCCAAAAACAATAAAAATAGCCTCAGCCTGAAGTATCCGATTCTAGTCTCTTCAAGTTTTGGTTTATTGCATGGTTTTGGTTTTGCGTCTGTTCTGGCGGAGATTGGCCTGCCGCAGAATGAAAAGCTATTAGCTTTACTGAGTTTTAATATCGGCGTTGAAATAGGGCAGGTGTTATTTGTTGCGGCCTTATTTGCGGTGTTCTACCTGCTGTCAAAACTGATGAAGTTTATAACTATGGAAACCCTTAGATATCCCGCGAGCTATACCTGCGGCATAGTCGCTACCTTTTGGATGTTTGAGCGCTTAGCCTCATTCTAAGCCGCCCAATACCGTAGGGTGGATTATAATCCACCATCAACACTCCAACATCTTAGAAAACTAAAGTTGGAAAATAAAAATGTCCCGCTACACAGCCAACCTTCTCTTACTGCTTACCGGCCTAACCTGGGGTGTGGGCTTTATCGCCCAACAAACCGCCATGCAGGATATTGGCCCCTTCTTATTTGTGGGCCTTCGCTTTTGCCTTGCCGCATTAGCGGTCTTACCCTTCGCTTTATATGAGCGATCAAAAATCCCGTTGGATAAACCACTAACGTTCTCTGATAAACAATGGAAATCTATGCTGCTGCTTGGGCTGGTATTTTTCACTGGCATGATTCTCCAGCAAATCGGTTTACTGACTACCACCGTTACCAATGCAGGGTTTTTAACCGGCCTCTATGTTGTCTTTGTGCCTTTTATTTTGTGGGTCTTTTTAGGAGAAAAACAACACTGGGTAATTTGGCCTGTAGCGCTAAGCTGTTTACTGGGAATATTTTTATTGGGCGGTGGCCATATTGGCGGCTTAAATACCGGCGATCTATTAGTTATTGCAGGCGCAGTATTTTGGGCGGTACAGGTGATTATGATGGGGAAAATCGCTCAGCAAACCGAGCGTCCGGTGTTTGTTGCTACTGTACAATTTGCCTGCTGTGGCTTGTTAGGGTTGGTGGGGCATGGTTTGGCGGGTTGGTGGTGGGTGAGTCTGGAGCCGCCGTTGGCAATAGCCCCTTTAATGGCGGCGCTACCAGAAATTATTTACGCGGCCTTAATTGCTGGTGCCTTTGCCTTTACGCTACAAGCGATTGGCCAGCGCTATACTGGCGAAGCTGAGGCGGCGATATTGTTATCTTCAGAAAGTGTATTTGCCGCAATATTTGCCGCATGGTTTTTAACTGACAGGTTGGATGCTATTGGGTATCTTGGTTGTGCCATGATGTTTGCAGCCATTATCGCCGTTCAGGTGGTGCCTGTTAGAAGCCGATAGGCTGGTTTATACTAAGTGGGTTATCTACCCGGAGGTCAATGGTATGCTTAGACTAAATAATGGCTTAGTACTTATTTTGAGTCTGGTCCTGATTGGCTGCGCCAGCAGTATCGATAATCAGGAAGCGATGGCTCGTTATCAATTTCCCGAGTTGGAGTCGGTAAGCTCAATTAATAACTGGAAGCTGGATGGCTGGGAAGTGATTGACCAGCAGTCATTGATTATACAAACCGGCCCCAGTCAGTTTTATCTCTTTGTGCTTTCCAGAAGGCATTCTCAGTTACGCTTTGCTGAGAGCATTTTGGTGACCTCTACGGCAGGGCGGGTCAAAGTCAATTTTGATACTGTCTCTACGCCCCGTGACCCTATGTTGAAAGTGCCTATAGCCGCGATGTATAAATTGCAGGGGCGAGAGGCTGTTGCTGCTATAAAACAACAGATTCTTGCTGAGTGAGGTATGCCAAGCTTAGGTGGGGCCGTTTAATAACTGGTACTAGTAATTTTTAGTATTTGACCGCCACTCCCATGTTCGAGTAACAATAATATTTCACCGCTATTAGCTATTTCAATATCACGTATTCTTGCCAGGTTTTCAATTAATACCTCATTCTCGATTAGCACGCCATCTTCAATCTTCATTCGGTAGAGTTTTCTTGCTTTGAGTGATCCGACAATTAAGTGATTATTCCACTTTGGAAAATGCTTATCCTGGTAAATGATAAAACTGGACACAGCGGGTGAGGGGGTAAGATCAACAATCGGTTGCTCTATATCGGCCATCTTGAAATCGATACCCAGTTTTTTACCGTACTCAACAGGCGTGCTGTCGTAATTGACACCTTTAGAATACAAAGGCCAGCCATAGTTTTTACCCGGAAATATCAGATTGACCTCATCACCGCCACGGGGGCCCATATCCGTAACCCATAGTTCATTCGTTCTAGTATTAAACTCTAATCCCTGCGGGCTACGGAAACCATAGGCCCAAATGCTCTTCAATGCCTTAGGCGACTTCGTAAATGGATTATCTTCGGGAATAGACCCATCATCGTTGACGCGATGAATTTTCCCCCAAGGCGTAGTTAGGTCCTGTACCCCCGTGTGGTTATCATTGCCTTTAAGGCCAACACTAAAAAACAAGTGCCCCTGTTGATCAAAACTCAGCCGACCACCCGCTGCCGTATCCGGGATCATGCCATAATGCTCAAGGCTTGCTTGCCAAATCACTTGCTGATCAATCCATTGCCCATTGTTTATTCTTCCCCTAACAATCTTATTCATTGAAACGGGCAATTTATTCTCACGGCTCACCTTGTTACAGTCACTGCAACGGTCTCCATAGTGAAGATAAACCCAGCCGTTGTTAAGGTAATCAGGGTGAATCGCCACATCAAGCAGCCAACCCAAGCCATTGAGCAAGCCAACATCTGGCGTACCCGTATCGCTATAGACCTTTGGGGTGCCTTTAATCAGTGCAGACTGTTTTCCGTCCTTTGAAATAATACTAAGGCCGCGCATTTTTTCTGTTAAAAGTATACGTCCGTCGGGCAGGGGTTCGATAGAAAAAGGGAGTGGGTCAAGGTCTGTAATGACGGTTTGCAGCTTAATAGTGTGGTGCTGGGTTTGAATAGGGTCCTGATTAATCAGTAGCGTGTTATCGATATTAAAATCGGTATAAGTAAGGCCTGATCTGCGCTCGGCAATATAAAGCGCTAAATTATTAATTTGCAGTTTGCTCAAGATGCCCGACCAAGCTGGCATCCCTTTAGCGCTATTGCCCTTCGATATACTGGCGACAAGGCTATCCATATCATCGCCATTAATCAGTGGCTTACCAATAAGTGCAGGCCCTTGCGCCGCGCCCTTTAGATTTTCACCATGACAAACGGCGCAGTTTTCATTAAATAATAGCGAGAAGCCAGCCATTCGCCATTCTTTTTGACCCGAGGGGTGCTGCTGTGCTGAAACGATGACAGAGTGGAGTAGGGCTAAGGTAATAAGGTTTGAGAGTATTATTTTTATCATTTTATTTTGGTATTAACACAGTGTTTATGGATTAATCGCAGCCTCTACCTGAAATCTACTAGATTCTCTATCACCGGCTCGCCGTCAATACAGTCCAATGCCTTGGGTGACATAGTCGTGTGGTATTCCGCATCGATATAGCGCTGTAGCGCGGCATCATTCTTGAAGGACATAAAGAACACATATCGAAGTGGATCCTCGGCCGACCGGCGTACCTGAAAAACCTCGGCACCCGGTTCGAACTCAGCCACATCCTTCATCAATTGTTTTTGAAGGCCGTCGTATTCGGCCTCGCGACCCGGATAAATTTTCAGTGTGATCAGCATAGTTGGCATATTATGTCCCTCATTCCACAATTTTTTACTTTCGCGACAGTGCTGGTATAGCACTTTGAAGCCAGCGCCACTTTATGACCGCAAAATCTTTTCCATGGCTTTGCCCTTGGCAAGCTCATCAACCAACTTGTCGAGGTATCGAATCTTGCGCATCAGGGGGTCTTCGACCTCTTCAACACGAACGCCACAGACAACGCCCTTAATAAGCGATACGTTGGGATTTATTGCCGGCGCTTCGGCAAAGAAGGTGGCCAGATCATTGTCGCTGTCAACCTGCTTTGTCAGGCCGTCTGCGCTAAAACCGGTGAGCCAGCCAATAATTTGGATAACTTCCTCTTCCGTTCTGTTCTTCCTCTCAGCCTTTTGGACATAGAGAGGATAAATTTTTGAGAAGGCCATGGAGAAAATTTGGTGATCAGACATCTCTTTATCTCCTGATGTGAGCTAACGTTTTTATGCTTTCAAGCATAGCGTGATTGTTATCTATTTACTCCAGTGCCCAATAAGGGATTAATCACCTTTTGCCAGTCTGCCAGCGTTGATAAGTGATCAACAGGAACATTGCCGCCATTGTTAATAAACACGGTAGGAGTTGCCCAGACGGATTTTGTTGCGGCGTAGCGAATCGGTGTTCGGGCCAGCGTATAAATGTCGTTGTCATTCATCCTGTCGAGAAACTTTGAGCGATCAATAGTCAAATGCTGTTCGGCTTTGTCAGCGATCAGCTGCCTTAGATCATCGTGTGTTTTATGCATAAAGGCGGCATTATAAAATTCATCCTGTCTTTCATAGAGAAAGGTAGCGAAGTTATAAAAGGTAGTGGCATTACCCTCGGCTAAGGCGAATAACCCTAAGCTCATATCCCAGGCTTGACGATGATTGCTCAATGTGATCAGGTGAACTTTGAGGCTGACCGATGCTTGCTCGTAGTGCTTCATGACCTCAAGTAAAGTCGGCCAGATTGTGCGTGAATGTGGGCACTGAATATCAACAAAGGCATCAATGGTGATTTGTGCGGCTTTGTCGCCAAGAACAACGCCGCTTGGGCGGTTAGGAATGGGTGTAGTCATAATAGTTCCAGTTTCAATCAAGCAATCAAGGGGGCAGACACCATGAAAATTACACCTTAACTTCTTGGTCAGAATAAGCAAGGAGTCTGACACCTTGATTCTTCTGGCAAGCACCTGCCTACCTCAATTGTTGGCTAACCCTGTTGATTTGGACGTTGAGTTAGAGCAGAGCCTGCAGATGACTTGGCGGATTTACTTGACCCACGACTACGTAAAGTCTTGGAAGCTGCAGAAGCGGCTTTAATTGAGGTGACTTTTCCTTGAGCTTTAGTCTGTGATAACGCTGAGCCCGCAGCAGATTTTGCAGCCTTATTGGAGCTTTTACTTCTTAAAACCTTAGCTGCTACTGATGATGCTCTTTTACTAGTAATCTCATGTTTACTCATTACTAATGTCCTCTGTGTATTCTCCTAATTTGCTGCCAATTTCAACTGGAGATGTGTCATTGTATACGAAAAAGGCAACGAGAGTCAGAAGTGCAGCAAACAAAAGCGTGCTAATAAAGCCACCAGCAAGGTTAACGCCAAACTGTGGCCAAAATTTCTTGATCTCTTGAATTTCGCCAACAATAACCCCCTCTTCGATTTCCTTTTGAAAATCATCCAGATAGGCATTGATAGAATCATTGGCATAGCTGGTGAGTCTGGCTTCAGCGGTATCTTTTGCTCTTAGCAGGGCGCCTGAGGGCAGCTGGTTGTACCAGTTATCAATATCGTGTTTTGAGGGTGGCCCACCGTTATTTTCTGTTTGGTGTTTTATCCATTCGATTTTTTGCTCTTCAAGAACAGCAAATGCAACTAGCCCAAATAACCATTCTTCGTCTTCCGGGGCATTTTCAACTAGCTCTTCGTAAATATCTTCGGGTCCTGAGAATCTATCCATAATATATTGCTCCTTGTTGTGATAACTAACGCTTTTTTCCAGAGTCCAGATCTGGAGTGGCGCCATTGTAATTCTCCTTTGTGCATAAAATATAATTTATAAAGGCCAAAGGGGGAGGTATTCGTTAAGAGTTCAAATATTTAACCTTTTACAAATGCCTTACCAAAATTACCCTGGCAGACTAAGTCTGCGTCTTAAGAATAATACACCCCGGCTGTACTTCTACTGACAATGGGCTGCCGATGGTGAAGCCTGTCTGGTTGAGCCAGTAGCCTTTTATTTGTACCCAAGGGACGGGAGGGCTTTCAGTGGGGTGGCGGTGGGTGTAAGCACCGTTGTGTTGGTAGTCGTAGTAACTTTTGCGGACTTTGAGTTTACGGAAAGATGAAAATTTTTCTTGGGCCGAGCCAAGCTCTGGCCCAACTGGAGGGCAGGGGGCCTGTCCCAAAGTCTTGTCCGAATGCTTCAATAAATGCTTGTGATATCGACGCATGAAATTTTATCGCCCCATCATCTTTTCTTTCGGAGCTGAACTCTACGATCAATGGGGTCAGAGTGAGTCATTGATCATAAGTTGTAACTACTGCTTACCAAAGTTTATAGTCGCGAGTGTTAAGGAGCCACTTGCTCCAACTATATAAGCTACTTGTTTTCAGAAAAAGTGAAGAGAAAAATGCATAAATTCCATGTATGCCCAAAAAAGCGGATAACAATGTGCTGGCTAAAATAACAATGATGTCTATTTTGTTTTCTTTAAAATAGACCTCGTTGAGGATTAGATAAGAAGAGAGTATTGATGCGCAGCCAAAAGCCAAAAATGCCAATCTAAATTTTGAAGATATATACCTGTCGTTTTTATTTTTAGCCCACTTTTCGGAATAGATCTTAATTAAGTAAAGATTTAGCCCCAAGACCGTGATGCAAAAAAAATACACTAATATTCCATTCATTATAAACATCCTTCTGGTTCTGGCAGCGAGTTCATAATTAGGAATGAAAGATACCCGGGTGCTGGAGGAAAAAATAAACCAATTATCGAGGTTAGTGAAATAATAAAGGAAGTAATGATATATTCAAGACCAGAACACTGTTTGCTTACTTTGTAAATAGAGTTTATTCCACCAAGCATGCCCAATAAAATACCACCTGCAATAAATGGAGTTGTCAGAAGGCCAACAAGGAAAATAGTGGAAAATAAAACGGCATATGCTGCAATTGCTGTCCAAATTAAGGCCAAGAGAACCCCGCCATTACTTCCTCCACTTATCTTATAACTCCCAGCCCCAGTCTCAGGATGTACTATCGTATAACCGGTACCTGCCCACCCAGCATAAGTAATTGGATGCTGATGCACTGTAGCCACCATGCCAGCTTGTACCTGTGCCTGTATTTCATCCTTGGTCCCCTGATCTACCGTCAGGTCATTCAAGTAAGATAGATTATCTTCAGTAAATGTATATATCCTTTGACCTTGCTGTGAAGCTATCGCCAGTGCTTTAACGGCACTAATACCCTCAACCGGTTCATCCTCCGTTGAAAACAACTGTTCCGGTATCAAGTGCTCATAAGCCGAGTAGGTCGCCCCCATCTGCTGATTATAATCACGCCATTTTTCCAAACAGTTATCCTTGCACTCCGTATTAAACTTCATGGAATCCATATCCATCAATAGGCCGATCATCTCAATATTAGAGACTGTGCCCAATAACCCATTAGGCTTGGCATTGGTTTGGAAGGTGCCATAGCTTGGCTCCCGGTAGTAGATCACATCACCACTACGCGCTGCCAGTTTAGACTGTACATTGGTAATGGCCATATAGCTCATCACTGCCGATTGCATAAGATCACCTACAACCTCGTGTTTGGTTAGCCCCGTAAAGTTTTCGGCCTCTAATTGTGTTTTGGTATTTTCAAGTTTGGTTTGTAAGGCTTCTAGCTGCTGCGGTGATAGGCCGTGGTAGTCTAGGCCTATCGCCTGGTACTCTCCGGTGAGATCAATGGGTTCAGGGTCCTTGAGAGCCTATGGAGATAATTACTATTTTTTCACTGCCTCCCTTATACAAAATATTTCATATTGATCGGTCTGGCGCTTGTCTATATTAACGTCCTTCCACTGGCAGACTCTTCTTATCTTGTGCAGCCCCTCATAACCAAAAGAAAGACTTACAACTTTTTCAAAATTAATTATAGAAAGTAAAATTTGATAGAGCATGCAGAAAATTTTTAATGGGTTCCATATAGACACATCATACTTTATTTGCAGTAATAGATAATCCATTAAGATGGCTTGCTTTCTTTCAAGAAAAATATCGATTTCTTGATGAAGATTGAGTAATTCAACAATTTTGACTTCGTTAACATCATCATAATAAAAGGTATTATTGTCTTCTTTTTTCATATTTTCTTGAGTTTTCATTTTATCTTATTGACTGAAAAATAAAAAAGCTATAGAGAGTTTCTATAGCAATAAAGGCCCTAAGAAAAACTCAAGATAATTAAGGTCAAAGTAAAAAATAAATATAGCCCAAAGTGCAGTAAAAAAAGTGCTCATATATAATATGTGGATACAATACTTCTTCAATGTATTATTCAAATCACCCTCCTGCAAGCAAGGCTGCTATCATAGACAAAAAAACTAAAAACTGATGTACAATCAAGGGGGCAGGCACCATGATAATTCCACCTTAACTTCTTGCTCACAATAATCAAGGAGTCTGACCCCTTGATTATTGATTATTGATTATTTTTGTTTAGTAATTAACCCGATAACATAAAAGGAAAACCTGAACTGAATGGCGCAGCGAGTTAGCATTTATTGACCTTGTTTAGCATTAAAATATGCTCATTGTTTTCTTTTGATAAGCTGATAAGAGGTATGCCTATGACTGAAAAACAGAAGACGATATATAAAAACTCCTTATCTGAAAAAAACTTTTGAACATCATTTGTTCTCCTTTTAAGTACTTCTTTACCAATTCTTCCTGTGCTCTCATGCCTATGCTCTTCAATACATTCGATATATATTTCTCCAATCTCCAGCGTCACGATGGAGTCTTTGTAAATTTTATCCGCACCAATATGGGTTATATAAAAAAGATATTTTCTGGTCATATAAACAATAGCTGCCGAAATAAATGACATCATGATTAGCGTAAATATATTTAAAATATCAGAATTTATGTAAGTGACAAAAAGAATAAATAAGGTCACAAAATAAAATACAAAAAATAGAATGTCATGCCCCTTACTTCTTGGTATACATCGTTTATTAATCTCTATTTTATCTTGTATGCTTAGAAAATATTCTATTGTCATTTTGTCGCCTTTATTCGTAACCACCAGAGCCGCATGTAAGCCCCACCATCCTTTCTGCAAACGTCGATAGCATAACTGCTGCCAACTGATTAACTACAAACATTGTTATAGGGTTAAAGCCCTGACTAAATGCGAGAAACGTTAGTCCTGCGGTCATAAAAGGTCAGTGGGGTCAGAGTCGTTGAGAATTTATGGATTTTAGGTGGAGTTTTTGACCAATGACTCTGGCCCTATTGAGCGCCATTGATCGTAGGCCCTATTACCCTTCGGTCTATCCATAAACACTCTTTCTATGAAGAATGTTTATGGCTAGCATTGAAATATATACAGTATCCATTGCTGTGCCTGTAAGAAAAACTTCAAACCTTTCATCGTCCTCTAAAGATCTTGCAAAAAAAATCCCCTTCCCACTCTCATTCTCATTCTCAATTATTATCTTAGGCCAATTACAAGACAACATATTATTATTGTAGATAACATTGCCGTGCCTAACTTTATAGATTATATTTCCTGCAATAATTTTGTTTTTTCTTACTTCGTATTTATAGCCTAGCGATAGTAACTTTCTCTTTACAGTAGCGATAGGATTGCCATCTTTATAAACAGTAAACCCCAAAAAAGTGGATTACTGATTCTTATATCAAATATATATTCTTCTCCTTTTCCAACCGAAAACCCTCCATTATATTGCTGCATTACCACCATAATTGATCCTCCTATTAATTATCTGACCTGTTGCAGCGACCTATTAAAGCATCCTGCAACAATCCCGCTAGTTGAGAAACCAAAATATTGATAAGCAATATAATAATTGGCCCTAGAATTACAGTAGCAAGTGCCAATGAAACTAAAAATGGCAATAGACCTACAAGGATTACACCTAACAACTCACTCACACTACAGCCGGAACCTGCTGCATCCAAAACACTTACTAGAACCCCTATCGCAGAAAAATGCCTAGCGACCACAGCTAAGGATTCTAGTTTTGCTAAAACTTTCAAGCCTGTTGATGCAATCGAAAACCCCGTTGCTGCAATATTAGTTAAGGCAGAAAGTACCGCGATTACAATACTTCCATCACTCCCCCCACTAATCTTATAACTCCCAGCCCCAGTCTCAGGATGAACTATGGTATACCCCGTTCCTGTCCACCCAGCATAAGTAATTGGATGCTGATGAACCGTAGCCACCATCCCATTATTCACTTGTGCCTGTATTTCATCCTTGGTCCCCTGATCCACCGTCAGGTCACTCAGGTAAGATAGATTATCTTCAGTAAATGTATATATCCGTTGCCCTTGCTGTGAAGCTATCGCCAGTGCCTTAACTGCACTAATACCCCCAACCGGTTCATCCTCCGTTGAAAACAACTGTTCCGGTATCAAGTGCTCATAAGCCGAGTAGGTCGCCCCCATCTGCTGATTATAATCACGCCATTTTTCCAAACAGTTATCCTTACACTCCGTATTAAACTTCATGGAATCCATATCCATCAATAGGCCGATCACCTCAATATTAGAGACTGTGCCCTTAGTTCTTTGGGGGGGCTTGGTTTGGGCTGTGCCTTTGGTTGATAAAAAGCTAATCTTTTTCTTTAGGATAAAAATTAATTACACATAAAATCATCCCTAAAAAAACAGTTATCATCGCCATCCATAAAAGATGATCCAGACCTTGATAAAAATCTCTTGGAGACTCGCTAGCAACGATATAACCACTATATGATGGTATTTCTCCGGTTATTTTTCCATACACATTAAGTACTAAAAAGAAAGCTGAAATCACGAAATGAGACATAGGTATTGCCAGTTTGTTATTGCCAAAAGCTGGGGTAACCATGTTTTTATAAAGTCGTTTTAAAAATCTACTTTTATACATTCTGGCTCCTCCTTGCATTAGTTTGTCCGCCTTTTGCAGGCCCCATCCAAAGAACTATAAAAAACTAAAGCAAGTGCAGTTAATGCAATGCTTAAAAGTATTGGGATCCAAAATCCAGCTAACAACCCAATCCCTACCTGGCTTAATGGGAATAGCGCCA comes from the Oceanicoccus sagamiensis genome and includes:
- a CDS encoding HupE/UreJ family protein; the encoded protein is MIRLLLILLFSISALSQADDMRPASLTITASDASQFDVLFKMPIRNGSRQQLEAQFDDATSMPAPKSRRIINNAYIENFSLERKAGLEGMQITIAGLKGASGDVLLRIIDNQQHTITAVLNTENPDYTVPVIKEMTKADTVVTYIILGVEHILVGLDHLLFVACLVYISGSRNKLLLTITGFTVAHSVTLILAATDTLVIPIPPVEAVIALSIVFLAWEIAKNNKNSLSLKYPILVSSSFGLLHGFGFASVLAEIGLPQNEKLLALLSFNIGVEIGQVLFVAALFAVFYLLSKLMKFITMETLRYPASYTCGIVATFWMFERLASF
- a CDS encoding DMT family transporter; amino-acid sequence: MSRYTANLLLLLTGLTWGVGFIAQQTAMQDIGPFLFVGLRFCLAALAVLPFALYERSKIPLDKPLTFSDKQWKSMLLLGLVFFTGMILQQIGLLTTTVTNAGFLTGLYVVFVPFILWVFLGEKQHWVIWPVALSCLLGIFLLGGGHIGGLNTGDLLVIAGAVFWAVQVIMMGKIAQQTERPVFVATVQFACCGLLGLVGHGLAGWWWVSLEPPLAIAPLMAALPEIIYAALIAGAFAFTLQAIGQRYTGEAEAAILLSSESVFAAIFAAWFLTDRLDAIGYLGCAMMFAAIIAVQVVPVRSR
- a CDS encoding DUF6491 family protein, whose product is MLRLNNGLVLILSLVLIGCASSIDNQEAMARYQFPELESVSSINNWKLDGWEVIDQQSLIIQTGPSQFYLFVLSRRHSQLRFAESILVTSTAGRVKVNFDTVSTPRDPMLKVPIAAMYKLQGREAVAAIKQQILAE
- a CDS encoding PQQ-dependent sugar dehydrogenase, giving the protein MAGFSLLFNENCAVCHGENLKGAAQGPALIGKPLINGDDMDSLVASISKGNSAKGMPAWSGILSKLQINNLALYIAERRSGLTYTDFNIDNTLLINQDPIQTQHHTIKLQTVITDLDPLPFSIEPLPDGRILLTEKMRGLSIISKDGKQSALIKGTPKVYSDTGTPDVGLLNGLGWLLDVAIHPDYLNNGWVYLHYGDRCSDCNKVSRENKLPVSMNKIVRGRINNGQWIDQQVIWQASLEHYGMIPDTAAGGRLSFDQQGHLFFSVGLKGNDNHTGVQDLTTPWGKIHRVNDDGSIPEDNPFTKSPKALKSIWAYGFRSPQGLEFNTRTNELWVTDMGPRGGDEVNLIFPGKNYGWPLYSKGVNYDSTPVEYGKKLGIDFKMADIEQPIVDLTPSPAVSSFIIYQDKHFPKWNNHLIVGSLKARKLYRMKIEDGVLIENEVLIENLARIRDIEIANSGEILLLLEHGSGGQILKITSTSY
- a CDS encoding putative quinol monooxygenase, coding for MPTMLITLKIYPGREAEYDGLQKQLMKDVAEFEPGAEVFQVRRSAEDPLRYVFFMSFKNDAALQRYIDAEYHTTMSPKALDCIDGEPVIENLVDFR
- a CDS encoding DUF2200 domain-containing protein, yielding MSDHQIFSMAFSKIYPLYVQKAERKNRTEEEVIQIIGWLTGFSADGLTKQVDSDNDLATFFAEAPAINPNVSLIKGVVCGVRVEEVEDPLMRKIRYLDKLVDELAKGKAMEKILRS
- a CDS encoding DsbA family protein translates to MTTPIPNRPSGVVLGDKAAQITIDAFVDIQCPHSRTIWPTLLEVMKHYEQASVSLKVHLITLSNHRQAWDMSLGLFALAEGNATTFYNFATFLYERQDEFYNAAFMHKTHDDLRQLIADKAEQHLTIDRSKFLDRMNDNDIYTLARTPIRYAATKSVWATPTVFINNGGNVPVDHLSTLADWQKVINPLLGTGVNR
- a CDS encoding SymE family type I addiction module toxin produces the protein MRRYHKHLLKHSDKTLGQAPCPPVGPELGSAQEKFSSFRKLKVRKSYYDYQHNGAYTHRHPTESPPVPWVQIKGYWLNQTGFTIGSPLSVEVQPGCIILKTQT